A region of the Pseudonocardia cypriaca genome:
TCCCGCTCGCAGGCGGCGGGCTGATGGACGTCGGCTGCTACGGCGTCCACCTGCACCGGATGCTGGGCGAGTTCGCGGGCGGCGAACCGCGGGTGACCGGCGCCGAGGGCCGCGAACGCGCCGGGCACCCGGGCGTGGACGAGTGGGTGCGCGCCGAGTTCGCGTTCCCCGGCGGGGCCACCGGGGTGTTGCACAGCTCGATGGCGGCCGACGAGGTGCGCATGACGGCCCGGCTCGTCGGCGACTCGGGAGAGGTGCACGCCGCGAACTTCGTGCTCCCCCACCGCGACGACCGGATCCGGATCACCACGGGCGGCGTCGAGCGGGAGGAACGGCCGGGCATGCGCCCGTCGTACGCCTACCAGCTGGAGGCGTTCGCGGCGGCCGTCCGGGACGGGGCGCCCGTGCCCACCGGCGGCGACGACGCCGTGGCCACCGCTGAGCTGCTCGACGACTGCTACCGGGCTGCGGGCTTCGAACTGCGCCCGCGGACGGCCCCGATCGTCTGAGCCGGGCCCGGATCGGGCGACGCCGCGTGCCGGGTGGAGGATCTGGAGGTGGTCCCCCACCCCCTCGCCGACGCCGTCGGCGCCGCCGCCGCACGGCTCGAAGGCGTCGCCCTCCCCACCCCGCTGCAGCTCAACGAGCGGCTCT
Encoded here:
- a CDS encoding Gfo/Idh/MocA family protein — its product is MEPLRIGVLGAARIAVNAIVAPAQLTGARLVAVAARDRGRADAFAAEHGVERVLGSYADVLADPEVEAIYNPLANGLHGPWNLAAIAAGKHVLTEKPSASDAGEAREVRDAAAAAGVVFMEAFHYLYHPVAQRLLDVVRSGEIGELRHVEVHMEIPPPPDGDLRWSLPLAGGGLMDVGCYGVHLHRMLGEFAGGEPRVTGAEGRERAGHPGVDEWVRAEFAFPGGATGVLHSSMAADEVRMTARLVGDSGEVHAANFVLPHRDDRIRITTGGVEREERPGMRPSYAYQLEAFAAAVRDGAPVPTGGDDAVATAELLDDCYRAAGFELRPRTAPIV